The following coding sequences are from one Lolium rigidum isolate FL_2022 chromosome 6, APGP_CSIRO_Lrig_0.1, whole genome shotgun sequence window:
- the LOC124660043 gene encoding MRN complex-interacting protein-like, translating to MATLFLALECVQCSTMQVKQQKKSSNKWVCVVCNQRQSVLRVHARGYRAADLRRFVQEANLARGRGAPVPVPDADWDQQEEPPREKRRMDWSEYLDDTREHHGGLDVAGSQDYGIEVTTELPQERPKVPSLKRPPKAQLGAAGKRPKPPINPSLSKMQQMEQGSARSTLSSATSTAEDQNSASIWTIASLKI from the exons ATGGCGACGCTCTTCCTCGCCCTGGAGTGCGTGCAGTGCTCCACCATGCAG GTGAAGCAGCAGAAGAAGAGCAGCAACAAGTGGGTGTGCGTGGTCTGCAACCAGCGCCAGTCCGTGCTCCGCGTGCACGCCCGCGGCTACCGCGCCGCCGACCTCCGCCGCTTCGTCCAGGAGGCCAACCTCGCGCGCGGCCGCGGCGCGCCCGTGCCGGTGCCCGACGCGGACTGGGATCAGCAAGAGGAGCCTccgagggagaagaggaggatgGACTGGTCCGAGTACCTGGACGACACCAGGGAGCATCATGGCGGCCTCGATGTTGCCGGTTCTCAAGATTATG GAATTGAAGTGACAACTGAGTTACCTCAAGAAAGACCTAAAGTTCCTTCCTTGAAGAGGCCTCCCAAAGCCCAATTAGGTGCAGCTGGAAAAAGGCCCAAGCCTCCAATTAACCCCTCTTTATCCAAGATGCAGCAAATGGAACAAGGATCAGCTCGCTCAACTCTCAGCTCTGCAACTTCTACTGCTGAAG ATCAAAATTCAGCAAGTATTTGGACGATAGCTTCTTTGAAGATATAA
- the LOC124660878 gene encoding protein IQ-DOMAIN 31-like has protein sequence MGKSPAKWIKSVLLGKKSSKSTSAKAKDLLPKAANGNGHAAGKEPELSGNSPVISEPVLVTNGISNLANGSAMGSMAGTGSDMPISPEKLREELAATKAQAAFRGYLARRAFRALKGIIRLQALIRGHLVRRQAVSTLRATWLIVKFQAQVRGRNTRLSNAAMQLSVKFGQRNFGGDKSLDAWKEKLASNAYVRKLLSSSTSVQALHFQYDETDPNSAYNWLERWTIGCIWRPVSKPKIVADGKPQVKKASYAMETKSAKLKRNVRKFSAATVETQTNTAEPEKSKRNPRKFSGSPADSVPDSQLSELEKVKRNLKKATNSMVEASKISNSKADASKVSNSITDEPKISDSMADSSKISSVVNGISGHHDNQCEKPLQSVCEASFPPETHDPHSGDLLENSNMETPFLTEETSNVPSILAQADEVMELRNLDNGDDTIEKKEETRYKEEPLSNGQVRTKRRSSFSNSEYPESGTKNTPVPPRKPSYMAPTESLKAKLRGPPRLDFDLPVDKNGFTRRQSLPSAPNNRGVKTEWRR, from the exons ATGGGGAAATCCCCGGCCAAGTGGATAAAGTCGGTGCTCCTCGGCAAGAAGTCATCAAAGTCCACTTCTGCCAAGGCAAAGGATTTACTGCCG AAGGCTGCAAACGGCAACGGGCACGCTGCTGGGAAGGAGCCTGAGCTCTCTGGCAATTCTCCTGTGATCTCGGAGCCGGTACTCGTTACCAATGGAATATCCAACTTGGCCAACGGGAGCGCAATGGGAAGCATGGCAGGGACTGGGTCTGACATGCCCATTAGTCCCGAGAAACTGAGAGAAGAACTGGCAGCCACCAAGGCGCAAGCGGCTTTTCGAGGTTACCTG GCACGCAGGGCATTCCGCGCGTTAAAAGGTATCATAAGACTTCAGGCACTGATTCGAGGGCATCTTGTAAGGAGGCAGGCTGTTTCGACCCTTCGCGCGACATGGCTGATTGTAaagtttcaagctcaagttcgtgGAAGAAATACTAGACTTTCTAATGCTGCCATGCAATTATCTGTGAAGTTTGGACAACGTAACTTTGGG GGTGACAAGTCGTTGGATGCATGGAAGGAGAAGCTAGCTTCAAATGCATATGTCCGAAAG CTTTTGTCTTCGTCAACTTCGGTACAAGCTCTTCACTTTCAATATGACGAGACGGACCCCAATTCAGCCTACAACTGGCTGGAGAGATGGACAATAGGCTGCATCTGGAGACCTGTTTCCAAACCAAAAATAGTCGCTGATGGGAAACCACAAGTAAAGAAGGCCAGTTATGCCATGGAAACTAAATCAGCAAAGTTAAAGCGTAATGTTCGGAAGTTTTCTGCTGCTACAGTTGAGACTCAAACAAATACTGCTGAACCTGAAAAATCAAAAAGAAATCCAAGGAAATTCTCTGGATCGCCTGCTGATTCAGTACCAGATAGCCAGTTATCTGAACTTGAGAAGGTTAAAAGGAACCTTAAAAAAGCAACTAACTCCATGGTTGAGGCCTCTAAGATATCTAATTCAAAGGCTGATGCCTCGAAGGTATCAAATTCCATAACTGACGAACCAAAGATATCTGATTCCATGGCTGACTCCTCAAAGATATCCAGTGTGGTGAACGGTATCTCTGGCCATCACGACAATCAATGTGAGAAACCACTGCAGAGTGTATGTGAGGCTTCGTTTCCTCCTGAAACTCACGATCCTCACAGTGGCGATCTTTTGGAAAATTCAAATATGGAGACACCATTCTTAACTGAGGAAACATCTAATGTACCTAGTATACTCGCTCAAGCAGATGAAGTCATGGaactgcgaaaccttgataatggAGATGATACcatagaaaagaaagaagaaactagGTACAAGGAAGAACCTCTGTCTAATGGACAAGTTAGAACTAAGAGGAGGTCTTCATTCTCTAATTCAGAATATCCGGAGAGTGGAACCAAGAACACTCCAGTTCCACCAAGGAAGCCAAGCTATATGGCTCCAACAGAATCCTTAAAGGCAAAATTGCGAGGACCACCCAGATTAGATTTTGATCTACCGGTTGACAAGAATGGCTTCACCCGCCGCCAGTCTCTTCCTTCTGCTCCAAACA ATAGAGGAGTCAAAACGGAATGGAGACGTTGA
- the LOC124663204 gene encoding pentatricopeptide repeat-containing protein At1g08070, chloroplastic-like has translation PLPPPPRPQLSRRAPPASTSRAARHLFDAVPRPTPALCGILLSALSRLSSHHELLQGLSSMHRKGANVPAGCVPLVVKSCALSAASCQGRQVHCHALVRGLLGDVFVHTALVDFYAKNGDMGSAVRVFEEMPVKDPIPINCLITGYSKAGDVDKARKLFDGMSRRTSASWNSMIACYSHRGEFREALTLFDRMLGEGARPNAITITTVFSICAKSGDLDTGKRVRALVGEEDLQNVIVHTALMEMYVKCRAIDEARQEFDRMSRRDVVAWSTMIAGYAQNGRPHESLELFERMKATDCRPNEVTLVGVLSACAQLGSDELVEQIGNYAESQRLPLTSYLGSALIDMYTRCGHVGRARGVFDRMEQKGVITWNSMIRGLAMNGFAEDAIGLYEKMEEDGVQPNEITFVALLAACTHAGLIDQGMSFFEEMKGKHHISPQVEHCACIVDLHCKSGSLWEAYKFVCDMEVEPNAVIWTTLLSACRVHADVKLAKLAASKLLLMEPDNSSIYVLLSNIYADAGLWGDVREIRDLMRSKNVQKLSAYSWIKLDGEVHKFLVQDTYHPKSAEIYEVVDSLGLLLDRADSDPDLPVSEFC, from the exons ccgctcccgccgccgccgcggccccaACTCTCCCGCCGAGCACCGCC CGCCAGCACCTCCCGCGCCGCACGCCACCTGTTCGACGCGGTGCCGCGCCCGACGCCGGCGCTCTGCGGCATCCTCCTCTCCGCGCTCTCCAGGCTCTCCTCGCACCATGAGCTCCTCCAGGGCCTCTCCTCGATGCACCGCAAGGGCGCCAACGTCCCGGCCGGCTGTGTCCCGCTCGTCGTCAAGTCGTGCGCGCTCTCGGCTGCGTCCTGCCAGGGCAGGCAGGTGCACTGCCACGCGCTTGTCCGCGGCCTTCTTGGGGATGTCTTTGTGCACACGGCCCTGGTGGATTTCTACGCCAAGAACGGGGACATGGGGTCTGCCGTGAGGGTCTTCGAGGAGATGCCGGTGAAGGACCCGATACCGATCAACTGTTTGATCACCGGCTATTCAAAGGCCGGCGACGTGGATAAGGCCAGGAAGCTGTTTGATGGCATGTCGAGGAGGACGTCCGCTTCGTGGAATTCGATGATCGCGTGCTATTCTCACCGCGGAGAGTTCCGGGAAGCGTTGACGCTGTTTGATCGGATGCTGGGTGAGGGCGCGAGGCCAAACGCTATCACCATCACGACGGTGTTCTCGATCTGTGCCAAGTCGGGTGATCTTGATACTGGGAAGCGGGTAAGGGCTCTGGTCGGAGAGGAGGATCTGCAGAACGTGATAGTGCACACTGCTTTGATGGAGATGTATGTGAAGTGTCGGGCTATTGACGAGGCGCGTCAGGAGTTTGACCGTATGTCGCGGAGAGATGTCGTGGCATGGAGCACTATGATTGCTGGTTATGCGCAGAATGGCAGGCCACATGAGTCTCTGGAGCTGTTTGAGAGGATGAAGGCAACCGATTGCAGGCCAAATGAAGTGACACTTGTTGGCGTGCTGTCTGCGTGTGCTCAGTTGGGTTCTGATGAACTAGTAGAGCAGATTGGGAACTACGCCGAGAGCCAAAGACTGCCACTTACCAGTTACCTAGGATCCGCACTAATTGACATGTACACCAGGTGTGGGCATGTCGGTCGAGCCCGAGGTGTCTTCGACCGGATGGAACAAAAGGGGGTCATCACCTGGAACTCCATGATCAGAGGCCTAGCAATGAACGGATTTGCAGAAGACGCGATCGGCTTGTATGAAAAGATGGAGGAGGACGGTGTCCAGCCTAACGAGATCACCTTTGTGGCGCTGCTGGCAGCATGCACACATGCTGGCTTGATAGACCAAGGCATGTCATTCTTCGAAGAGATGAAAGGAAAACACCATATTTCCCCTCAAGTGGAGCATTGCGCATGCATAGTGGACCTCCACTGTAAATCAGGAAGTCTGTGGGAGGCGTACAAGTTCGTCTGTGACATGGAGGTCGAACCAAATGCAGTGATCTGGACCACTCTGCTCAGTGCCTGCAGAGTCCATGCTGACGTTaagctcgccaagctcgccgcgaGCAAGCTCCTGTTAATGGAGCCCGACAACTCGTCGATCTACGTCCTCCTGTCCAACATCTACGCCGATGCCGGTCTCTGGGGTGATGTGAGGGAGATAAGGGACCTGATGAGGAGCAAGAACGTGCAGAAGCTGTCTGCCTACAGTTGGATAAAGCTGGACGGTgaggtgcacaagttcttggtgcAAGACACATATCACCCGAAATCAGCCGAGATTTACGAGGTTGTCGACAGCCTGGGGTTGCTGCTGGACCGAGCCGACTCTGATCCCGACCTGCCAGTTTCAGAGTTTTGCTGA